Part of the Vulpes vulpes isolate BD-2025 chromosome 6, VulVul3, whole genome shotgun sequence genome, GTTTGGCAAGCACTGATCTAAAGCAAATGGGAAATAACACTCACAAACTCTGAATTAAAATCTCAGGGGTTTTAATGCCAAGAACTCAAAGCAGACCATTAACTCTTACTTGACCCACTTCCATGCATCAAACCCAACCGAGCTCTGGATTATCACTCCTAGCCTATCATCAGAAATAGTTCCTCTTTCCCCAGCCACTGGATCCTGCAGGGGCAGTGATGTGGGAACTATGAGGATTTGAAGAAAGGAAACTCAGGGTAGGCACCTGTATACTGGGGCCCCTGGTGTCATATCTTCTTCACTGACTTCTACCCCACTCCAAAACTTGCAGGCCCACTATTCCAGGAACTGGAAAAGGCTGGTTTGAGTCAAATGTCCCTTGACTTTCTGAGAAGGCATCATTAGGATTACAAAGCCTATCATCATAATTTAGCCTCCTGTTATTAAACTTTGTATTTGATTAAAAGATACATTAATATTCTAAACATTCTCTCTTCCTTGTATTTTTGGTTTTACAAAACTAATAACTTCTATCTGTGGAATAGATCTCTCTATGGGAGAGATTCTAAGTACATATATATCCCAttattagtaaaaagaaaaaagcgaAGAACATTCTGAAGGGCAagaaagatgcaaagaaaaaaaaagtggattccTTTTTAAACTAGTAATTCTGGAAACAGATTGGCTTGCAGTTGCTCTGTGACATTAACTGGATCCACCTATTAATTTCAGATGGCAGtgaagatgaaaatttaaatttcacctACATTCTACCCTACCCCAGAATcctataactttatttttccctttgtgtgAGGAGATGCCATACAATTCCACTGGTGGGCAACAGTTCAGTGGTTGATAAACATGATTTTATCAGGCTATAGTAAAGTTCTGAGTGTTCTTAAGCTAACTGAACAAGGACCCAAGAGAAACCAATTGGATTAAAATTCAATCTATTTTTTGATGATGGATCTTCAAGATTTAAAAACCAAGAGCTAGAGAGAAGGCAGTATAATGAGGGATCAGGCAACAATAGTCTATAAGCATCTTTAGCCTGGGGTGCTTGGGATCATGGCCAAAAGGAACAGAAGGCAGAACCAGACCAGAGCAGATGGGGGCTACTGAGAGGCCAAGTTGGGGCTAATGAGGAACCGCTCTCTCACTATTAGAGCTCCCTGCACACGGAATGAAGAGACTGCAGTACCAAGAGAGGAGATCCCCACCCCAGTGCATGGTCAACAGGAGCGCGCTTTGTAGTTCTGGGATGTCCTGAGTAGGATGGGAAGCTCCACTGTGCCCGTCGAGCACATGGTCCCATTATTTGTAAATTGCTACTTTGGAGAGCTGTTTCAGGGTTAAGCCAGGTATGAGTATATGCCCACTAGGAATCCTGTGGGTACCCTTCAAATTGAGCATTACATTTTAGCTGTCATGGCTAGAATGTGCCGTCCCTCCCTACCCCATCTTGTGTGGATGCTTGGAGAGGTCGGTTTAGCCTTGGCGAATCTGAACTGGCCATGGTATGGAGAGCTGGGATGGCAACCACCTTACCACTTAGCCAAGAGGGTGTTAAAATGGTGCTCTGCCTGAACCTGCACGGAATTCCTCAACCGGGTGCAGAAAGTGGGcaaaggtgggggcaggggggaaagCCAATTCCCATTCAGCCCTCAGGCCTGGTGGGCCTGAGGCAGCCAAtgcggccccctcccccaccccctagcaTGGGTCAAGCGCTCACCTGCGGTCACCACAGCCACCTCACTAATTAATCGCTATGTGCTTACAAATACTATgacggggcagccccggtggagcagcggtttagcgccgcctgcagcccagggcgtgatcctggagacccaggatcgagtcccacgtcaggctctctgcgtggagcctgcttctccctctgcctgtgtctctgcctctctctctctccctgcatctctatgaataaataaataaataaaatcttaaaaaaaaaatactatgacgGTTCACAAGTGCTGCGGCTGAAGTGAAGGCAAGTTGCCCTCCCGTAAAACAAGTAACTAttgaagacccccccccccccccccttgagtgggaccaggcctaaccctgaggcagcccatccaggtgcctcccatgaattcaagcaacaaaaacattctgtttttccgagataataAAACTatcccccctcgccctgactgggaaagtccctgaacatggtcctgttgaccttcaaagaaatcaatcatgtcataacccgaatgctatgctactcccgcgatttttgcctttaaaagatgcctgtaattgctaatcggggctctgccacctctgaggcggagagcccgtttgcgcaaacgttcaataaaccctcttgcttgttgcatctgcctgtctggggtctgagtctctggggcgtccaccgggacacgttggctcccgtgagccagggtccaacacctATAACTCAGAACGCTTTTAATGAACTGTGTAGGGtcgtatttcttttcttttctttttttttttttaatgatagtcacagagagagagagaggcagagacacaggcggagggagaagtaggctccatgcaccgggagcccgacatgggactcgatcccgggtctccaggatcgcgccctgggccaaaggcaggcgccaaaccgctgcgccacccagggatccctagggtcGTATTTCTGACTAAAAGTACGGCAAGCCATGAACATCTCACCAGCAGCAGGGCGGTTGACCCCAATGCTTTCCTGAGGTGGATGAAGGGTCAGAGAAGGGGACGTAGAATCTTCTCCCGCAATGCAGTGGCAGGTTCCAACAAGGAAGAGCATCCGGGTGCAAGGGGCGGCCTGGATTAAATAGCGCTTAGAGCAGTACCGCGGGCTCTCTACTGTGTTGGCCATCGGCTTGGTCGGCTTGGTCGGGTGAGGACCGGTCATGCCTCCATTACCGTCTTTCTCCCTCGCTGCACCACCTCAAATAGTCTTTCCCTCAAATGTTTCCTGTCACCTAGTCTGGACCCTGCGTGGCGGGGTGAAGAGTTCCGTGCTGCGCTAGAGATTCCAAAAGAGGGGCCcaaagctggatttttttttttttttccaaagctgggttttttgttggtggtggcgGTTTGGTTTTGGTGTGGGTGGTGGCTGTTGAGCGGGGGTCAGGGAACAGCTCTACGGCAGCGGTGACCCTTCAACCGAGACGCGGGGCCAGGAGAAGTCCGCACTCAGAGTccgttttaaaaaaataaaaaacggGGCCCCGAGGCCCGGTTGGAGTGGTCCGCGGAGGCTTCCGGGTCGGCAGTCTGGGGGCCGCCACCGTGCGGGCCGCCGCGCACCGCAGGGCTCCTCCGCTCCCGTCGGCTCCGCAAGGCGCGCAGCCCCGGCCGCGGAAAGGGCGGGACCCGCCGCACCAGAGGCGCGGGGCCCGGGGTTGGCGCAGCGCGGGGGCGTGGCTCTGCGCATGCTCAGCTCGCGGGTCCTCCGCGTCGCCGGGCTCGGGAGGCGCCGGAAGCACCGGGAGCCGCCGCATGGCGCAGGCGGGGAGCGCCGACCCGGGGGTCGGGGGCCAttgggccgcggggccggggtgCGCGCCTTGGCGCTGGGCCCTGGCGCTGCTGTGGCTGGCGACGGCCGCGGGCGGCCCCTCCCGGCGCCAGTGGCCCGTGCCCTACAAGTGAGTGcgcgcgcgcgggcgggcggggcgggcggaggaCCGCGCTGAGGGCGCCCGCGCTGCGGCTGCCGGCCGCGCTCCGCCCTGCGGCCTTTCTTCCCCTCAGGACCCTTGCGCCGGTGTCCAGGTGACCGAGGCTCAGGACAGCCCCGAACCCTGGAAGAAACGGGGCGTAATGTCATTTGATTGAGTGACTCAGATTCACTCAACCGAGGTCAGAAAAGTCGGAGGAGACTTTGTGGCGTTTGTTACTGACATCGCGCGTGTCGTTCGTTACCGCGAGCACATGCCCGGTGGCACAGTTTACAGCGTGACAGACTCGCCGGGGTTTTCCCGGACTCTTCTGGTTTTAGCCCTAAAAGTCACGCGTCCTGGGGATCCCCCGCCCCCTTTGACGCGGGCCCATTGGGAAGGTTGGTGACCTcgtttctcccccccccccccccccccccccccgttttcaGTCTGGGTGTAGGATGTGGTCATAGAAcagagggggcacctggtggctcagcggttgagcgtctgcctccggctcagggcgtgatcctggggtcctgggatcctgggatcgagtcccgcatccggctccctgcatggagcctgcttctccctctgcctgtgtctcttcctctttctctgtgtctctcatgactaaataaattaaatctttttttttttttataaggtttGTTTTGTAGCAAATTCTGTCATACCAGATCTGCTACTTAGGCTTGCTCTGGGGCTCATTCCTCACCAGTTAGAGTGCAGGGGTTGTGGTTCGTGCTGCATCGGTGCAAAATGACagtgcctccctccctctcccacctcaAAGCCTGAATTCCGTATTTAGAGTCTTATTTACTTACCTATTATAATACTTCATGTTTTCTCTACTTTGTGTCCTGACCTTCAGAATAAGCCAGgtcttcatctctttctttgcCCTCCTTATCCTCATCCATTCCACGTCAAGTAGAAGTGATTTCTCCCATAGGACTCTATTTCTTTAGCACTTACCACACTACACTTCATTTCTTGTTTAATGTattcccagcccccacccaaaTGTTCTTGAGGAAGggaacatcattttatttttattttcctccttctttaAGTAGTGTCCTACACATGGTAGAGCTTTAATAAATATTGGCTGAAGGATCATTGgttaatttcattatttaaaatttattttaaagatttcattggCTTCATTAAACGATTCATGAATTGGGCCACATCGCATCTAGCAAATAGAGGGGCACTCCTGTTGGTTAAttcttaagaaaatagaaatgtgttCTATTTAATAATCTTAACATACGGATTGTTTAGGAAATTAAATATCACTTGAAAAATACTCTGTTATTGAGTAAATGTTTGTCTACTAAATAAGATCTGATCTATCAGAATTTTAAGATATGGTCTCTGTCTTTAAGATTTTCACAATGGGAGCAGAGAACAGGGAAGTATGCATTTATCAAAGTGCTTTTAATGTATCATTTGCTGTTAAAGACATCATTGGAGTTCACAGGATTACAACATGTTTAAATACTATTGGGCTAAACTTTGAAGGTTTTCTCTGAAAATGTTATTGACTGTGATAATAAAATCTGGATTCTAAAATGTGCAAGAAGAACCAAACTCCTATTAGAATCTAAGttagtgctttctttttctttattaggCGCTTTTCCTTCCGTCCAGAACCAGATCCTTATTGTCAAGCTAAATACACATTCTGTCCAACTGGCTCACCTATCCCAGTTATGAAAGGTGATGATGTCATTGAAGTCTTCCGGTTACAAACCCCAGTATGGGAATTTAAATATGGGAACCTCCTGGGACACTTGGTAAGGCTGCGGTTTTGATCTTATAACTTTGGTTAATTAAATGACTTATTAAGTGGAGTTGAGGAAATAATCACTGTTCTAAGGGCTGATTTGAGAACATGTTTAATTGGTGTTCTTGGCATATTTAAAATGAGTAGtcaatggggtacctgggtgactcggttaagcatctgactcctagttttggctcaggtcatgatctcagagtcgtgagatccagcctgTCATCATCAGCTCCATGCTGGggtcagagtctgcttgagagtctctccatctccttccccctctgccctgcaccCTCCTCACGAGGGCATGTGCATGCACTTGCAAGCTTGCatatacacactctctctcaaatgaaatctttaaaatgagtaGTCAAAAAAGTACTACCATGTTTTGTAATCCTGACAATAACAAATGCAGTTGCTTTAATCCCTTTTAATATTCTGAATCCGTACCCGGCTCCTGAAAAGTAAGAAAGGAGGAGGCCCGGAGGGATGGGCAAGACAGGCGGGAAACACTTCACTTCCAGTCCGTGCTGTACACACTTCCTGGGTTAGCTTACCATTTAAGCCTCTCATCACCCTGTGAAATATATAGACTTCCTGAGACTGTGGTATGGAACTTCTCAAACCCATTCTAAATTGTAAGGAAATTAAGAGCACATCCGTATAGCACATCCGTATAGAGCATCCTTACTATCTGAGATAAGCAGCAGTGGTCAAAATCAGAATGGATGAGGGCCTAGAATTTGAAGAACCCCAGAGTGGACACAAGAATAGCAACATGGAAGTGGAATAGCTGAGCACTCGATCTACCTGATATACAGTTGTGGTATAttacattttctcccatttggttcCTGGGCCAGTGGTTACTTCACAGATGCTTTTGTACATGTATGATCTTTACACAGAAAATTATGCATGATGCCATTGGATTCAAGAGTACTTTAACTGGCAAGAACTACACAATGGAATGGTATGAACTTTTCCAACTTGGAAACTGTACATTTCCCCATCTCCGACCTGAAATGAATGCCCCTTTCTGGTGCAATCAAGGTGCTGCCTGTTTTTTTGAAGGGATTGATGATATCCACTGGAAGGAAAATGGGACTTTAGTTCTGGTAGCAACTATATCAGGTAAGTTTCAAAAATACAGCAGTATTTGACAATTGTATCAgcatccaaatgaaaaaaattactttcattgAGGCATTTCAGtcatgttcttctcttttttttaaattttttttttaaatttttatttatttatgatagtcacagagagagagagagagaggcagagacacaggcagagggagaagcaggctccatgcaccggaagcccgatgtgggattcgatcccgggtctccaggatcgtgccctgggccaaaggcaggcgccaaaccgctgtgccacccagggatccctgttcttctCTTTAGAAGTCAGTTTACAAAGTGTACTTATGGAAGCAATAGCTTTTGACCCAAACTATTGCTCATGCCAAGTGTCACCTGTAGGTGATGAGTAGTATATCTCCTCTCTTTGATggcaaaaaatgaataaaataataaaatgttttctgcaaTTAAATTGGAGTTGCTAAATAAAATAGTGGAAGAAAATCCACAAAATGCCTGATAAAACAATTGATTAAAGGTCCTGTTAACTGAATCTGGAAAAAGACTTTTAGTGATGATACCATGTTTTTGTCAAGGAATAATAATAGCTGCCACTCATGGAGACTTACTCTGGGCCCAGCAGAGGTTCTGAGTGCTTTATCTGTATCACATGATTTATCATCACGACCACCCTCTGAAATAGTTATTGGTATCCCtccccctattttacagatggggaaactgaagcccCAAGTGGTTAGTCACACAGCTGATAAGTAGGACTCCAACACTGGCATTGAAGCCCTCTTGACCATTTTCTTAACTGCTTCACTACATTGCTTCCCAAAACATACACAATCTTAAGGATTTAAGGCTCCTTGAGcaattgaaatattttacctcttgagattttctgttcttttggatGTATTAAAAAGTTGCTGAAACCCTTGGAATTTGCTGCATGTATTGCATTGTTGGGTAGTGATGAAAGGAGTTAACTTTTATCAGAAACTGGCACATGACCTTGGGTGACATTTTACTTTATTGACTCATTACTTCATGTATAGAACAGGGACGAGGCTGCCATTACATCCTAGAGATACGAGCTTACCCATATGATTTATAGAGTTCTGCGTTATGATTGTTGTTCTCCAAGAAAGTGGAATTATCTGGAATGAAAGCCCTGTTTGTGATAAGAATTCTGTAAATCACAGGACTTGAGGACGTTTTGATGCTTTCCACTTGGGTAGCTCTTTACATAGCATTTTGGAGCATGTTATCGCACAGTTCAGTGAGGAGGATAAAACACTCTTCTTCCTTTCATAAGCAAGGAATCAAGTGTCAACCAGGTAGCATCACTTACCAGTCTCTTCAAGTCTCAGATCTGGTTGTAGAACCAGGAATAGAAGAGTGACTTAAATGTCACCTGGGGATCTTCTAACTGTACACCATGCTGTTAGCTGATCTCCCTTCCTACTTTCTAATCCATGTGCCCCAAATCATCCCAACGGtatcaaagtttatttttcttctaacagTGTTAGTACTCTCAGCGttaatactctttattttttcattcaggCCAGTTCTCATTTCTCCTTGTCCACCTATCTCATTATCCGAAAATACTTTTCTGCCATCAGTGTACAATACAAACAAGTGATcactattttatgtaaaatagtTTGTAATATGCTAGTACTTAAATCTTTCAAGTTACCAATCTGCTTTGTGATTAATCCTGTCCATTTTCTCATGTTACAGAGTAGTATTTTGAAGTATCCTTATCTCTTAATTATagcagtgattttttaaagttgaagaaCACTAAGAACAGTGCCCCCAGTTCTAAGAAAACAGGCTTtatattaacaattttaattcCATAAGATTGATAAAAGCAGCCTTTGTATAGGACATGAAGTATTAATTTCATGGACTCAAGTTGGAGCACTTAAGAAAGGTTCACACACGGTGACAAGGTGAAACGTTGGGACCAAGCTCTATTAGGTATTGTAAATGCCCCAATGAGGTTGTAGCCATGCAGCGTGGGGTATTTTGTTAACATTTGGAGAGATTTCTCTGTCTGGTATAAGATGATAGAGTGTGAGAGCCGTCAGAATCTGTATAGTCCACAAATGTGGCCGAAAGCATTTCCAGTTTAGTTGCTTCACCGGAAGAATTTGTATAGTTGGTGGGAAGGCTATAAGCAGAATCCGACAGCTGAATGTATAGGGAGAAAAGGGAGGTATCAAATATTCAAGGTGGAGAGGGTAGTGTAAGTACTTCTCTTGTAACGTTAGCGAGCCCTCTAGAGGAGCTCTTCCCCTGGCTGCCATTCATACTGTTTGCATACCGAACTTTGTGACAGAAAAGCTCTGCATCCTCCTTCCACCATTCTTAACACTGCCTTTGCTCCATTCACTTTTACCTCTTACAtaatttttcccttattttcttttgcctctgAATCCAAGATTTGTTGAGTGGGGTAAAGAAAGAGGGCTTCTGCATGTGtgtaactttgcttttctttctttttttttttttttttaaagattttattcatgagagacacacagagagagaggggctgggaggcagagacacaggcagagggagaagcaggctcccactagggagcctgatgtaggacttgattccaggactccaggatcacgccctgggcagaaggcggcactaaaccgccaagccacccaggctgccacttTTGATTATAGCTTAAATGATTACAGAATTGGTATGTAGGACTGTATATACCTACGATATCTAACGTTTACAATTCAGAAATACCTTGTGCCTTGAAAAGTAGAATGGCTGAGCTTGGATTCCTATTGTGAGATGCAGGATTGGAACTATTATAAATAActagataaataataataaaaactattatttattcatggtctTAATCAGGTTAGAACATTTTATGTGAAACTAATATGATTTGCTTTGGTGTtcacataggtttttttttttttttttaacctaggaAACACATTTAACCAAATGGCAAAGTGGGTAAAGCGGGACAATGAAACAGGAATTTATTACGAGACGTGGACTGTTCAAGCCAGCCCAACAAAGGGGGCGGAGACATGGTTTGAATCCTATGATTGTTCTAAATTCGTGTTAAGGACATATAAGAAGTTGGCTGAACTTGGAGCAGAGTTCAAGAAGATAGAAACCAACTATACAAGAATATTTCTTTACAGTGGAGAACCTACCTACTTGGGAAATGAAACCTCTATTTTTGGGCCGACAGGAAATAAGACTCTTGCTTTAGccataaaaagattttattaccCCTTCAAACCACATTTATCAACTAAAGAATTTCTGCTCAGTATCTTGCAAATTTTTGATGCAGTGATTATACACagagagttttatttgttttataattttgaatattgGTTTTTACCtatgaaatttccttttattaaaataacatatgAAGAAATCCCtttacctaaaagaaatgaaacactttCTGGTCTATAACATTTTAATTccattgctctttttttccttctatcaccagcatatatatttttcagggGGTGATTTTACATTTGTGGATTTCTTAGGCCTTTCTGCCTTGGAGCAGAAATGCACCTGGGCAGAATTGCCGCATATCATCTCAGGACTTTTTTGGAGAGAAGCTGAAACTCTTACTGCATTGGCCAAAGTGAGTACATTGTACATTAGGTAAACTTGATTTCAAACTCCAAGAACTTAGTATGAATTACAGTTCATATCAGATATATAGGATCTTTGGaccccttatttttaaattgtggataTGGTAtgccaagatttttttaaaataccctcAGTGACATTTTCATGACAGGAGCTACTTTTTCGTGGTACGGTAGTTATGGTTTTCATTTAAGCACTTTTTGGTGGTTTAGACTGATGTCACAGCTTTTGTAACTTTCGGGACCAGATCTAGCAGTTTGATTTTGTTCTATTCACTTAAAGACTAATTTGGACACCATAGCTGTAGCAATTGTGCTTCTAAATGAGGTAAAAACAGTGTTCAATAGTACAAGTTTCTAGCTAGCATTTGAGAATTATAGCTAGTAACTGGCATTTTGTAATTTAGATGGCTCATAAGGCATTTCTGAACCTTAGTGTCCATATGTCTAAGATGATTCATCTGTCAGGACTGTTGTAAAGATTGAAGCCATGTGTATTTTTCAAGGGAAAGTTGCAGTAAATGGTAGCTATAATGATGAATCAAAGGACAAAGTGCCATCCTTGATCTGGCCTAATGTAGTTTACCAACCTTTCCTGGGTTTTGTAGTAATAACCTAGACTTTGAGCTGACAGTTTGCTTCTGCAGTTCTTCAAACACCTAAGGGACAGAAGTATGACTGCAGATACATCTGGGTGAATAGGCTTCAAGAGAAATTGGAAGTTATTTTCTGGAAGCTGACATTTTCCCTAAACCTGTCAGATAGGGGACAGGTTTTTGTCAGGATCTCCAAGTAGCTGTGCTTCCACTTAGTCCCATCAAACAAGGTTTCAAGGTCCTTCAGATGTTTAATGATCAACCAAATACTGTCTATTCATGGAAAAAACACCAGTCAGTAAGATGATGAAGCAGAGAAAATCTGTAATATGTAAATTGTTACTCGGTTTCTACTAACATTGAGTGCCTCTTGAGAGGTTAGTACAATCTCACTGGATTCTCCTACAAAGCCTAAACTTGGGTATTATTTACCTGATCCAAATGAGTCAGTTGGGGcttagaaaggttaagtgacttatttttttttttttaagattttatttattcattcatgagagacacacgcagagagaggcagaggcacaggcagagggaagagaagcaggctcaaggcagggagcctgatgcaggaatcgatcctgggactccaggatcacgccctgggccaaaggcaggcgctaaacggctaagccacccagggatcccttaagtgaCCTTTCCAAGGCGACCTAACTACTGGTAACAGAGCCACATTTTGAACCGGTTCTGTTGACTCCATGACATACACTATCAAGCAAGGTTTCAttgctactcaaagtgtagtCCTCAGACCAGTGCCTGCACATGTTATCAGCACCAAAGGTTATTGGTCAAGTAAATATACTGATAGGAAACATTCAGAAACTTCTTTTAAAGCAACTTATTGGAGTAATTTTATGTTGAATCTAGTAATAAATGGcttgtattttgtatgtttctgcttttatctCATTTGTCtaggaattcatttttattgtatttttcaaaactataCATAGTACaagaatctgaaaataaaaacccAGCCCTTTACCACAGATGGCCTGGGAGGCACTGCATTATTCTGCTTATTCCACAGAGGCAGAGTCTTGCACAGCTATATGAGAACTCTGTTTCACTGCCTACCATTTAGCCTATGTACTCATGGTAATAGTGCctaaatattcataattaattTTGCCTCTTAAACCTGCTAGTTGTCTTCAGAATGCCACAAACTTGGATTCTTGTGTTATCACCACCTAGTGGCTGAAGTTGGGCAATGCCAACTTTTAGTGGATATTTAGGAAAATTGATCTGGGAAAACAATTTTGGATTTTCTAGAACAGTGCTAGGGTAACAAGCAAAAACTCTTGTGCCACATTTGTGTTAACTCTAAAACACAGAACTTGGTTCTGTAGCGAAGACAGATGAGTACATCGGGAtgtggaatttgaattttaaagccAAGATTCTAAATAGTCACGTTAGAAAAAGCATTCAATATTTTTCAGTTCCTAAGAATATGAACAAATGAAGGAATTCTGTGAAAATAGGTAAATTCAGGTGACTATAGCACAGAGCATAAAATTCATATTAGTACTTAAGAATTTACCAAACTTGTCAACTGTACTTCCAAGATGAAGTAGGGCTTTTGGAGTAGACTTGGAATGAACATGCTTTCAAAATGGTAGATGAAAAACCAAATTATGGCCAGGTGGGAATTTGCCAATTAAATTTTGCTGTCCTTTGATCTACTATATAAACatggtttctatttttcctgttaatttgttatgaatgaataaaatttcctctatttttagagaaaccattttgttaattttgttgaaaTTTGACTTAGGGCTTTAGAGTAAATATATCCTCATTAATTCTGGTTCAGTATTAAGTACATATACCCATGAAGTatcatcaaatatatatatattttttaaagattttatttatttatctatttatttatttatttattcatgagagacacagaggcagagacaaaggcagagggagaagcaggctccatgcagggagcccgatgcgggactcaatcccagttccccaggatcacaccctggactgaaggtggcgctaatttagctgagccacccgggctgcccatcaaatgtattttaatggGTACATACAGAAATATAgtcaaaatgttaaaatactaaACGTTAAATATTTGGAACGCCTGATATTGGCTCCTTtgaaatcaggggaaaaaaagtcttaggAAACTTCATCTAGGTTTATAATCTGGTCTGGTGGTACTTAGTGAATTTTTTGGTACTTCAGTTcctttaagatctttttttttttttttttaattgttgg contains:
- the CLN5 gene encoding bis(monoacylglycero)phosphate synthase CLN5 — its product is MAQAGSADPGVGGHWAAGPGCAPWRWALALLWLATAAGGPSRRQWPVPYKRFSFRPEPDPYCQAKYTFCPTGSPIPVMKGDDVIEVFRLQTPVWEFKYGNLLGHLKIMHDAIGFKSTLTGKNYTMEWYELFQLGNCTFPHLRPEMNAPFWCNQGAACFFEGIDDIHWKENGTLVLVATISGNTFNQMAKWVKRDNETGIYYETWTVQASPTKGAETWFESYDCSKFVLRTYKKLAELGAEFKKIETNYTRIFLYSGEPTYLGNETSIFGPTGNKTLALAIKRFYYPFKPHLSTKEFLLSILQIFDAVIIHREFYLFYNFEYWFLPMKFPFIKITYEEIPLPKRNETLSGL